The following proteins are encoded in a genomic region of Paenibacillus sp. FSL H3-0469:
- a CDS encoding MerR family transcriptional regulator, translating into MKYSIGEFASILGVTADTLRLYEKHDIVRPMKDHHNNYRYFNDLDARNLLTSRWYRSMQIPLQDVAGLIKEAPCEQVMESIAAAGMQLEEEIRRSTLLLGKIQEIQAELAQVSASLYTCKMKQVPGMYRIQQTNKNHLLHKEELKDTVQAWMELLPFTFYSFRVENKAGECVCGLGDLQYSWGLGLLAEDQVKLGVCLNDGVEVLEPAVCISAVIVSGHEDYLERGAFGFMLEYVQSRNYKICGDISGKILFTERTRNGSKTYLEINIPVEAE; encoded by the coding sequence ATGAAGTATTCGATCGGTGAATTTGCATCCATTCTTGGAGTGACGGCAGATACACTGCGCTTATATGAGAAACATGATATTGTCCGGCCGATGAAGGATCATCATAATAACTACAGGTATTTCAACGATCTCGATGCACGGAATTTATTGACGAGCAGATGGTACCGGAGCATGCAAATTCCGCTTCAGGATGTGGCCGGGCTGATTAAGGAAGCGCCGTGTGAGCAAGTGATGGAATCGATTGCCGCTGCGGGTATGCAGCTGGAGGAGGAGATCCGGCGCAGCACGTTGCTGCTCGGCAAGATTCAGGAGATTCAGGCGGAGCTGGCGCAGGTCAGCGCATCCCTGTATACGTGCAAGATGAAGCAGGTGCCGGGCATGTACCGGATTCAGCAGACGAACAAGAATCATTTGCTGCACAAGGAGGAGCTCAAAGACACGGTCCAGGCGTGGATGGAGCTGCTGCCGTTCACCTTCTATTCCTTCCGGGTAGAGAATAAGGCAGGCGAATGCGTCTGCGGATTAGGGGATCTGCAGTATAGCTGGGGACTTGGTCTGCTTGCGGAGGATCAGGTGAAGCTCGGGGTTTGCTTGAATGATGGTGTAGAGGTTCTGGAGCCGGCGGTCTGCATCTCTGCTGTCATTGTCAGCGGCCACGAGGATTACCTGGAGCGGGGGGCTTTCGGGTTCATGCTGGAGTATGTGCAGTCAAGGAATTATAAGATTTGCGGAGATATCAGCGGTAAAATTCTGTTCACCGAGCGCACGCGTAACGGCAGCAAAACGTATCTGGAGATTAATATTCCGGTAGAAGCGGAGTAG
- a CDS encoding FAD-dependent oxidoreductase → MRKQATKQMFLFAVCLVLVLSLLSGCSGNNAAAPAASEQPSASPQASQPADTSAVPAGFKAGTYKTEAEGKDGKIQVEVTLDDHSVITGINVVSQNETAGIGVEAINKVKEEILSGQTLNIDAVSGASESSKAILTAVEEALKQAGGNVEAFKTKAVVKSGEGKTEQLSADVVVVGAGASGVSAAVSAADKGAKVILIEKTATIGGASNLSWAGKFYNSSAALSSGLKVEVEKEIADWIVNNHWRVDAAAIRQYVTKSGETYDWLTGKGYTTTFLNFAGEQLHMLPPYETRQELLRKMLAASVEKGGGQVITEATAQKLMTGANGEVTGVVAKKSDGTTLEISGASVVMATGGYAGNKEMVKEAFGFEGVNGGLGQNIGEGLKMSWEIGAKVPDNFGGQMLHQTLARATDKLKTEYEPFEASYPMMLSYLPTLMNVGPSGARFRDEAATLTAVAAANTSAFNGAYHLVIVSQVQLDALKTKGMKGLQAPKLPGMPPEFYASYKDKFTLDQPWKDADKVFESMVANGDGFKGNTLEELAKNAGMDPAVFAADFKLYEEAAKTGTDTEFGKAKEYLVPMGSSGPYYAVIAEINNLCSVGGLLVNTKFQVLNDKRVPVKGLYAVGVESEGVLFNDTYVGNGVGLGYSFTSGRLGGEDAAAGALAKE, encoded by the coding sequence ATGCGTAAGCAAGCAACAAAGCAAATGTTCTTATTCGCCGTATGTCTGGTATTGGTCCTGTCGCTCCTTAGCGGCTGCAGCGGTAACAATGCCGCTGCACCGGCAGCTTCAGAGCAGCCGTCTGCCTCGCCGCAGGCGTCGCAGCCAGCGGATACAAGTGCTGTACCGGCAGGCTTCAAAGCGGGAACCTATAAAACAGAGGCTGAAGGCAAAGACGGCAAGATTCAGGTTGAGGTGACTCTTGATGATCATTCGGTCATTACCGGAATCAATGTGGTCAGCCAGAACGAAACCGCCGGCATCGGGGTAGAGGCGATCAACAAGGTCAAGGAGGAGATTCTATCCGGCCAGACCCTGAATATTGATGCCGTCAGCGGGGCGTCGGAGTCCAGCAAGGCGATTCTGACCGCTGTGGAGGAAGCGCTTAAGCAGGCGGGCGGCAATGTGGAGGCTTTTAAAACGAAGGCTGTAGTGAAATCGGGAGAAGGCAAGACCGAGCAGCTGTCGGCGGATGTTGTCGTTGTGGGAGCAGGTGCTTCGGGTGTATCGGCAGCGGTATCAGCAGCGGATAAGGGCGCGAAGGTCATCCTGATCGAGAAAACAGCGACGATCGGCGGCGCGAGCAACCTGTCCTGGGCGGGTAAATTTTACAACTCCTCTGCCGCGCTAAGCAGCGGGCTGAAAGTGGAAGTTGAGAAGGAGATTGCTGACTGGATCGTGAATAACCACTGGCGTGTGGATGCGGCGGCGATCCGCCAGTACGTCACGAAGTCGGGCGAGACCTATGACTGGCTGACCGGCAAGGGCTACACCACTACCTTCCTGAACTTCGCCGGGGAACAGCTCCATATGCTGCCTCCTTATGAGACCCGCCAGGAGCTGCTGCGCAAGATGCTTGCAGCATCCGTAGAGAAGGGCGGCGGACAGGTGATCACGGAGGCCACTGCACAGAAGCTGATGACGGGCGCTAATGGAGAGGTTACCGGAGTCGTGGCCAAGAAGTCTGACGGAACTACTCTGGAGATATCAGGAGCGAGCGTGGTAATGGCTACCGGCGGTTATGCCGGGAATAAAGAGATGGTTAAGGAAGCTTTTGGCTTCGAAGGCGTGAACGGCGGGCTTGGGCAGAACATCGGCGAAGGGCTGAAGATGTCCTGGGAGATCGGCGCGAAGGTGCCTGACAACTTCGGCGGGCAGATGCTGCACCAGACGCTGGCCAGAGCTACAGATAAGCTGAAGACGGAGTATGAGCCGTTTGAAGCCAGCTATCCAATGATGCTGTCTTACCTGCCAACCCTGATGAATGTCGGCCCTTCGGGCGCGAGATTCAGAGATGAGGCCGCGACGCTTACAGCGGTAGCGGCAGCGAATACCAGTGCTTTTAACGGAGCGTATCATCTGGTTATTGTCTCACAGGTGCAGCTGGATGCGCTTAAGACCAAGGGGATGAAGGGGCTTCAGGCGCCTAAGCTGCCGGGTATGCCGCCTGAATTCTATGCCTCCTATAAAGACAAGTTCACGCTGGACCAGCCATGGAAGGATGCCGATAAAGTCTTCGAATCCATGGTAGCGAACGGCGACGGCTTCAAGGGCAATACGCTGGAGGAGCTGGCGAAGAATGCAGGGATGGACCCTGCGGTGTTTGCCGCTGATTTCAAGCTCTATGAGGAAGCAGCGAAGACAGGCACTGATACGGAGTTCGGCAAGGCGAAGGAATATCTGGTTCCTATGGGCAGCAGCGGACCGTATTACGCCGTTATTGCCGAGATCAACAACCTCTGTTCGGTGGGCGGTCTGCTGGTCAATACCAAGTTCCAGGTGCTGAATGATAAGCGTGTGCCGGTCAAAGGACTGTATGCCGTGGGCGTAGAGTCTGAAGGGGTGCTATTCAACGATACCTATGTAGGCAACGGCGTTGGACTGGGTTACTCCTTCACCTCCGGGCGGCTCGGCGGCGAGGATGCGGCTGCGGGCGCATTGGCTAAGGAATAG
- a CDS encoding GIY-YIG nuclease family protein, with protein MPAQLTDKVAGLPLTPGVYLMKDGLGHVIYVGKAKQLRKRVQSYFYNNKGHSPKVKQLVKHIRDLDYRLTDTELEAFMLECQLIKEIKPMYNRKMKNPLAYSYISIVDKAPYRQIEIGYEPSTEAGSLVYGPYTSRSTVERAVLGIKESQRILCSSPHARSSRCLNHSLGLCIGMCGGGEAAVAQYEAVIDEMICLLEGKDSGIVTGLEARMEDAALRFDFETAAKFRDYLGAVHSLLQKEQVIEFTGANKNIIVLEPVDEQSHKLILIKGSVILYRTLLARDALNEGQLTGMIAASAREVFRSSSQTAATEEMSRHKIDEAQIIYSYLKSSSSHYLLVPPEWLEDEGLTGLEEGIAELVQSSVLDM; from the coding sequence ATGCCCGCACAGCTAACAGACAAGGTCGCCGGCCTGCCCTTGACGCCTGGCGTATATCTGATGAAGGACGGCCTGGGTCATGTGATTTATGTCGGCAAGGCGAAGCAGCTGAGGAAGCGGGTCCAGTCTTATTTTTATAATAATAAGGGGCATTCGCCTAAGGTGAAGCAGCTGGTTAAGCATATCCGCGATCTGGACTACCGGCTGACCGATACAGAGCTGGAGGCCTTCATGCTGGAATGCCAGCTGATCAAAGAGATCAAGCCGATGTATAACCGCAAAATGAAGAATCCGCTCGCCTACAGCTATATTTCCATCGTGGACAAGGCGCCTTACCGGCAGATTGAGATAGGCTACGAGCCAAGTACAGAGGCGGGCAGCCTTGTATATGGCCCCTATACCAGCCGGAGTACGGTGGAGAGAGCGGTGCTGGGCATCAAGGAATCACAGCGCATTCTGTGCAGCAGTCCCCATGCCCGCAGCTCCCGCTGCCTGAACCATTCGCTGGGCTTATGTATCGGCATGTGCGGTGGCGGGGAGGCAGCTGTGGCGCAGTATGAAGCCGTCATAGACGAGATGATCTGCTTGCTGGAAGGCAAGGACAGCGGAATTGTAACCGGACTGGAAGCCCGGATGGAGGACGCTGCGCTGCGGTTCGACTTCGAGACCGCAGCCAAATTCCGCGATTATCTGGGAGCCGTCCACTCGCTGCTGCAGAAGGAGCAGGTGATTGAATTCACCGGAGCGAACAAGAATATTATCGTGCTGGAGCCGGTGGACGAACAGTCCCATAAGCTGATCCTGATTAAGGGCAGCGTGATTCTCTACCGCACCCTGCTGGCAAGAGACGCGCTGAACGAAGGGCAGCTTACCGGGATGATCGCGGCATCCGCCCGGGAGGTCTTCCGCAGCAGCAGCCAGACCGCCGCTACGGAAGAGATGAGCCGCCACAAGATCGACGAGGCCCAGATCATCTACAGCTACCTGAAGAGCAGCTCCAGCCATTATCTGCTCGTCCCGCCGGAGTGGCTGGAGGATGAGGGTCTGACGGGGTTAGAGGAAGGGATAGCGGAATTGGTTCAGTCCTCTGTCTTGGATATGTAG
- a CDS encoding LytTR family DNA-binding domain-containing protein, giving the protein MIAGDPIRISIEHISREQQEEIIIRCYEATEEISQIVHKLKAETLVLLGVQEERVSRIKLSDVYYFEAVDGKVFVYSENQVYEVKQKLYELEELCRDKNCFRASKSTILNIAKIESVRPSLSGRFTALLDNGERVVISRQYVPVLKQRLGL; this is encoded by the coding sequence ATTATCGCAGGTGATCCTATCCGAATTTCTATTGAGCATATTAGCAGGGAGCAGCAAGAGGAAATCATCATCAGATGCTATGAAGCAACTGAAGAGATCAGTCAGATAGTACATAAGCTTAAGGCAGAGACCCTTGTCCTACTGGGAGTCCAGGAAGAGAGGGTCAGCCGCATTAAGCTCAGTGATGTCTATTATTTCGAAGCCGTGGACGGTAAAGTATTCGTCTACAGCGAGAACCAGGTGTATGAAGTGAAGCAAAAGCTGTATGAGCTGGAGGAGCTGTGCCGGGACAAGAACTGTTTTCGCGCCTCCAAATCAACGATTCTGAATATCGCCAAGATCGAGAGCGTGCGTCCGTCCCTCAGCGGCAGGTTCACGGCACTGCTTGATAATGGGGAACGTGTAGTCATTTCAAGACAGTATGTACCCGTACTCAAACAAAGACTTGGATTATAA
- a CDS encoding EcsC family protein: MPEADNTGSWSPPETPEMLYAALKEITKWEKEQNRLMIWDRITRLPFKLLDAITPKVIHDKVGRLLDELGGYIQNGGNYLVAGRKVGKLMEETSRAAGAPEDGPFPLAVMDEVAMKIAGRSRNTATAQGATTGFGGIFTLAADIPAVLGLSLKAIQEIGLCYGYDPTDKTERIFTVKVMQFASSDVVGKRTLLKELNLQAGGDGNILAATKETVSRIQGWKEVVTVYRDNWGWKKLLQTVPVAGMFFGAYLNRKTLEEVTEAARMLYRKRRIISRLAELEQR; encoded by the coding sequence ATGCCAGAAGCAGACAACACCGGTTCATGGAGTCCTCCGGAGACACCGGAGATGCTGTATGCCGCGCTTAAGGAGATTACCAAGTGGGAGAAAGAGCAGAATAGGCTGATGATCTGGGACCGGATTACCCGGCTGCCGTTCAAGCTGCTTGATGCAATTACGCCAAAGGTTATCCACGATAAGGTAGGCCGGCTGCTCGATGAACTGGGCGGCTACATCCAGAACGGCGGCAACTATCTGGTGGCCGGGCGCAAGGTGGGCAAGCTGATGGAAGAGACAAGCCGGGCGGCGGGAGCTCCGGAAGATGGGCCGTTTCCTCTGGCTGTGATGGATGAAGTGGCAATGAAGATCGCGGGGCGAAGCCGGAATACGGCTACGGCCCAGGGGGCGACTACAGGCTTCGGCGGGATTTTCACACTGGCTGCCGATATTCCGGCTGTGCTGGGCCTCTCTTTGAAGGCGATTCAGGAGATTGGCCTCTGTTATGGCTATGATCCGACCGATAAGACGGAGCGGATCTTCACCGTTAAGGTGATGCAGTTCGCCTCCTCCGATGTAGTGGGGAAGCGCACGCTGCTGAAGGAACTGAATCTGCAGGCGGGCGGAGACGGCAATATTCTGGCCGCAACCAAGGAGACCGTCTCCAGGATTCAGGGCTGGAAGGAGGTAGTGACCGTATACCGTGACAATTGGGGCTGGAAAAAGCTGCTTCAGACCGTTCCGGTCGCAGGCATGTTCTTCGGCGCTTACCTTAACCGGAAGACGCTGGAAGAGGTGACGGAGGCAGCGCGGATGCTCTACCGCAAAAGACGGATTATCTCCAGACTGGCAGAGCTGGAGCAGAGATGA
- a CDS encoding copper amine oxidase N-terminal domain-containing protein: protein MKMKKLVVPMLSLTLMIPALAGAEAAPAAAMMKASVNTPAAELRAGLDYLLSEHFTLAVTAMTTAYDGTKDAAAAYQALDQNALDMQPAIASLYGDAGAAEFERIFRAHNKYTDDLVKATKNKDTVAVKAAEDKVSGFVDEFGNFLGTATEGKLPAAAAKQVIRSHENHVQEVFEDYAAGDYKGAYEAYRKGYAEMFGISKALSSAITTQMPAKFENTKADTKAADLRSALNQLAGEHFALSVLQMQEQYDGRAASNALIAAEAMNTADFKAAIASIYGADGAAAFEKIWVTNHVNAQADFVSAVKNNDAAAKAAVEARIAGFTTEFAAFLDSATAGNLPKSAGQSALTTHENQVQQVLTQYAAGSYDASYKTNREGYKTMFGVGQALGNAIVTQFNDKFQDAAAPAPATPADPASMVKVWMKVGSGVLNINGQVTQMDTKPFIWSGMTYIPLRYLSEGIGAEVKWDKQAQQVTIMAGNDTLVFWMNKDFMEVNGMRKSVGAKVFVNDDNRTVVPLRFITELLGWNVQWGNADQSITLTKSM, encoded by the coding sequence ATGAAGATGAAGAAATTAGTCGTTCCGATGTTAAGCTTGACCCTGATGATCCCTGCGCTGGCAGGTGCGGAGGCAGCCCCGGCAGCCGCGATGATGAAGGCTTCGGTGAATACACCGGCTGCCGAGCTGAGAGCAGGCCTGGATTATCTGCTCTCCGAGCATTTCACCCTTGCCGTAACTGCAATGACGACGGCTTATGACGGCACCAAGGACGCGGCAGCGGCCTACCAGGCGCTTGATCAGAACGCGCTCGATATGCAGCCCGCCATTGCTTCACTGTACGGCGATGCAGGAGCGGCAGAATTTGAACGGATTTTCCGTGCACATAACAAGTACACCGACGATCTGGTGAAGGCGACGAAGAACAAGGACACGGTGGCCGTCAAAGCAGCAGAAGATAAAGTTAGCGGCTTTGTAGACGAGTTCGGGAATTTCCTCGGCACGGCAACAGAGGGCAAGCTTCCGGCAGCTGCCGCGAAGCAGGTTATCCGCAGTCATGAGAACCATGTCCAGGAAGTGTTCGAGGATTATGCAGCCGGCGATTACAAGGGCGCTTATGAAGCCTACCGTAAGGGGTACGCAGAGATGTTCGGCATCAGCAAGGCCCTGTCCAGTGCGATTACTACGCAAATGCCTGCTAAATTCGAGAATACCAAGGCAGATACCAAGGCTGCTGATCTGAGATCCGCACTCAACCAGTTAGCGGGTGAACACTTCGCCTTGTCCGTCCTGCAAATGCAGGAGCAATATGACGGAAGAGCGGCTTCCAATGCGCTGATTGCAGCCGAAGCCATGAATACGGCAGACTTCAAGGCAGCCATTGCTTCCATCTATGGTGCGGACGGGGCGGCGGCCTTCGAGAAGATCTGGGTCACGAATCATGTGAATGCCCAGGCTGATTTCGTATCAGCAGTGAAGAACAATGATGCAGCGGCAAAAGCGGCAGTGGAAGCGCGTATCGCCGGCTTCACCACTGAATTCGCAGCCTTCCTTGATTCGGCTACAGCAGGCAATCTGCCGAAGTCAGCGGGGCAATCTGCACTGACCACTCACGAGAACCAGGTGCAGCAGGTGCTTACGCAATATGCAGCGGGCAGCTATGACGCTTCTTATAAGACGAACCGCGAGGGCTACAAGACGATGTTCGGTGTAGGCCAAGCGCTGGGCAATGCGATTGTTACGCAGTTCAACGACAAGTTCCAGGATGCAGCAGCACCCGCACCTGCAACACCGGCAGATCCTGCTTCCATGGTGAAAGTCTGGATGAAGGTGGGCAGCGGCGTCCTGAACATTAACGGACAAGTAACTCAAATGGATACCAAGCCGTTCATCTGGAGCGGAATGACCTACATCCCGCTTCGCTACCTGAGTGAAGGCATCGGGGCAGAGGTCAAATGGGATAAGCAAGCGCAGCAGGTTACTATTATGGCAGGCAACGACACCCTTGTATTCTGGATGAATAAGGACTTCATGGAAGTCAACGGCATGAGAAAATCCGTCGGCGCCAAAGTCTTCGTGAACGACGACAACAGAACCGTAGTTCCTCTTCGTTTCATCACCGAATTGCTGGGCTGGAACGTACAATGGGGCAATGCAGATCAGTCTATTACTTTGACTAAGAGTATGTAA
- a CDS encoding dienelactone hydrolase family protein — protein MHSRIKLISWIRITLFIVFVILTWSPVIDWSFSWVLLAVLLFVFALKGSVDLIRKKTDVRPFRRSTRVWKRLLTAVALLIALIPPILFPQYRAPEVTGEYEVSTAVYTYTDPIRVEEFTDTGEHRRVNVEFWYPRHTEGKYPLIVFSHGAFGVRESNASTFTELASHGYVVVSIDHPYHSFYTQGVDGKVTTVNAAYMREVSDSNKDGVYTVEELYGLTRKWMKLRTADMNLVIDNILEKAASSGDPVYQRIDTEHIGVIGHSMGGAASVALGRERSDVDAVVNLDAPFFTELVYDRKINDLAATNEPYRVPLLNLYTDDVWRQLGKNSAYAANNNANPNFKDAYTVHFEGAKHLSLTDLPLFSPILANVLQHGRADIDKYYCIETMNRLILEFYDYTLKGTGQFAPQAVY, from the coding sequence ATGCACAGCCGCATTAAGCTCATAAGCTGGATTAGAATTACCCTGTTTATCGTTTTCGTTATTCTGACATGGTCCCCCGTTATCGATTGGAGCTTCAGTTGGGTATTACTGGCGGTATTACTGTTTGTTTTTGCGCTGAAAGGCTCGGTGGATCTGATCCGCAAGAAGACAGACGTGAGACCGTTCAGGCGTTCAACCCGGGTGTGGAAAAGGCTGCTAACCGCTGTGGCGCTGCTAATCGCACTTATCCCGCCTATTCTGTTCCCGCAGTACCGTGCACCTGAAGTGACCGGGGAGTATGAAGTCAGTACGGCTGTATACACCTATACAGACCCTATCCGAGTAGAGGAGTTTACAGATACGGGGGAGCACCGGCGGGTGAATGTGGAATTCTGGTATCCGCGCCATACGGAGGGCAAGTATCCGCTGATCGTCTTTTCTCATGGAGCCTTCGGGGTTAGAGAGAGCAACGCTTCAACCTTCACGGAGCTGGCCAGTCACGGCTATGTTGTGGTATCCATCGATCATCCATACCATTCTTTTTATACACAGGGTGTGGACGGGAAAGTCACTACGGTTAATGCAGCGTATATGCGGGAGGTTAGCGATTCTAACAAAGATGGAGTGTACACCGTAGAAGAGTTGTACGGACTTACGCGTAAATGGATGAAGCTGCGGACCGCGGATATGAATCTGGTGATTGATAATATTCTGGAGAAAGCCGCCAGTAGCGGAGACCCCGTGTACCAACGGATAGATACGGAGCACATTGGCGTAATCGGCCACTCTATGGGTGGTGCGGCAAGCGTCGCGCTTGGCCGGGAGCGCAGCGATGTGGATGCTGTTGTGAATCTGGATGCCCCGTTCTTCACCGAGCTGGTTTATGACCGGAAGATCAATGATCTGGCTGCCACTAATGAGCCCTACCGCGTACCGCTGCTGAACCTATATACGGACGATGTGTGGAGACAGCTCGGGAAGAACTCGGCTTACGCAGCGAATAACAACGCCAATCCGAACTTCAAGGACGCGTATACCGTTCATTTTGAGGGGGCCAAGCACTTAAGCCTGACCGACCTGCCGCTGTTCTCCCCGATACTTGCCAATGTGCTTCAACACGGACGGGCGGATATCGATAAGTATTACTGTATTGAGACGATGAATAGGCTGATTCTTGAATTTTACGACTATACGTTAAAAGGCACTGGGCAGTTTGCACCGCAGGCGGTGTATTGA
- a CDS encoding nitric oxide synthase oxygenase, protein MKHTVSQHNTQELIGQAESFITACYLELGLTEGERDLRLADIREEVQRTGTYRHTGEELAHGARMAWRHNSRCIGRLFWHSLDVIDARRAETVEEVAEALLHHMKHANNGGRIRPVITVFRSEEEQGRAIRIWNHQLIRYAGYPDNGEHPRAGDPASDEFTAVCLKLGWQGTGGDFDILPLVISIGGEEPRCFPIPAGLVQEVPLSHPEIPQFTELGLRWYSVPIVSDMCLEIGGIRYPAAPFNGWYMETEIGSRNFGDTDRYNRLPAVADLLGLDRSTNTSLWKDRALLELNRAVLHSFKQAGVSIVDHHTAADQFVRFQEQEQQQGREVSGKWGWLIPPMSPSSTPIWNDNKLRDLQLSPRFVYRKKQQADSGQREIEEAKGCPFHQSMKSD, encoded by the coding sequence ATGAAACACACAGTTTCACAGCATAACACTCAGGAGTTGATCGGGCAGGCGGAATCCTTCATCACGGCCTGCTATCTGGAACTGGGGTTAACAGAGGGTGAACGGGACCTGCGTCTGGCGGACATACGGGAAGAGGTGCAGCGCACAGGTACATACAGGCATACAGGAGAAGAGCTGGCGCACGGGGCAAGGATGGCCTGGCGCCATAACAGCCGCTGCATCGGAAGACTGTTCTGGCATTCCTTAGATGTGATTGACGCCCGCAGAGCAGAGACTGTAGAAGAGGTGGCGGAGGCGCTGCTGCATCATATGAAGCATGCGAATAACGGCGGCCGGATACGGCCGGTCATTACCGTCTTCCGCAGTGAAGAGGAGCAAGGCCGTGCCATCCGGATCTGGAATCATCAGCTCATCCGTTATGCCGGTTATCCCGATAACGGGGAGCATCCGCGTGCCGGTGATCCGGCTTCCGATGAATTCACTGCCGTTTGCCTTAAGCTGGGCTGGCAGGGCACGGGCGGGGATTTCGATATTCTGCCGCTCGTGATCAGCATCGGCGGGGAGGAACCCCGCTGCTTCCCTATCCCGGCAGGACTTGTACAGGAGGTGCCGCTCAGCCACCCGGAGATCCCTCAATTCACGGAGCTGGGCCTGCGCTGGTACTCCGTTCCGATTGTCTCGGACATGTGCCTGGAGATTGGCGGCATCCGTTACCCGGCAGCGCCATTTAACGGCTGGTACATGGAGACGGAGATCGGCTCGCGGAATTTCGGCGATACGGACCGCTACAACCGCCTGCCTGCGGTGGCAGATCTGCTGGGCTTGGACCGCTCCACGAATACCTCGCTATGGAAGGACCGGGCACTGCTGGAACTGAATCGCGCCGTCCTCCATTCCTTCAAGCAGGCGGGGGTCAGTATTGTGGACCACCATACCGCCGCAGACCAGTTCGTCCGCTTCCAGGAGCAGGAGCAGCAGCAGGGACGGGAAGTGTCAGGCAAGTGGGGCTGGCTGATTCCGCCGATGTCGCCGTCCTCCACGCCGATCTGGAATGATAATAAGCTGCGTGATTTGCAGCTAAGCCCGCGCTTCGTCTACCGGAAGAAGCAACAGGCCGACTCTGGACAGCGTGAGATTGAGGAAGCGAAAGGATGCCCTTTCCATCAGTCCATGAAGAGTGATTGA
- a CDS encoding SDR family oxidoreductase — MKIALTGATGQFGSIVAETLLKTVPAENIVASVRNPEKAEALKARGVDVRHGDFDQPETLDTAFAGVDRLLIVSADGDNDTRIRQHKAAVDAAVRAGVGFIVYTSVGDADNSSLFLAPVHRATEEFIRESGIPYAFLRNNWYLENEAGSIQAVKAGAPWLTSAEDGKVGWATRGDYAEAAAAVLAGESRESVIYELSGTPLTQAELAAVVGEVLGQEVAVQQVDDATYAKVMGEAGVPEAALPIVVAIQAAIRDGALNIESGDLAKLLNRPLTPLSEGVRALLA; from the coding sequence ATGAAGATCGCATTAACAGGAGCAACTGGCCAGTTTGGTTCCATCGTAGCAGAGACTCTGTTGAAGACCGTACCCGCTGAGAATATTGTAGCCAGTGTCAGAAACCCGGAGAAGGCAGAAGCATTGAAGGCACGCGGCGTCGATGTCCGCCATGGCGATTTTGATCAGCCGGAGACACTGGATACCGCTTTTGCCGGAGTGGACCGCCTGCTGATCGTCTCGGCTGACGGCGACAATGACACCCGTATCCGCCAGCATAAGGCAGCTGTAGATGCCGCTGTCCGTGCAGGTGTAGGCTTCATCGTCTACACCAGTGTAGGCGATGCTGATAACAGCTCCCTGTTCCTGGCTCCGGTACACCGTGCCACAGAAGAGTTCATCCGTGAATCCGGTATTCCGTATGCCTTCCTGCGCAACAACTGGTACCTGGAGAACGAAGCCGGCTCCATTCAGGCCGTGAAGGCCGGCGCTCCTTGGCTGACCTCAGCCGAAGACGGCAAGGTAGGCTGGGCTACACGCGGCGATTATGCTGAAGCGGCAGCGGCTGTTCTGGCTGGAGAGAGCCGTGAGAGCGTCATCTACGAATTGTCCGGCACTCCGCTTACCCAGGCAGAGCTGGCAGCGGTGGTCGGCGAGGTTCTGGGCCAGGAGGTTGCCGTGCAACAGGTGGATGATGCCACCTATGCGAAGGTAATGGGCGAAGCCGGTGTGCCGGAAGCGGCGCTGCCGATCGTGGTTGCCATTCAGGCAGCCATCCGTGATGGTGCGCTGAATATCGAGAGCGGCGACCTTGCGAAGCTGCTGAACCGTCCGCTTACCCCGCTGAGTGAAGGTGTACGCGCGTTGCTGGCGTAA
- a CDS encoding DUF3021 family protein: protein MKRSEVAKDIIRDFLVIFASIIIIITVLRQIFIPELAFDLISIYTIMGFSLLGALTGLMLYAPEEVSERAMRVRIVIHFLLLELLLITLASLIGAVASVSAALLFALQIAVVYAIVRLLSYEKDKKEAEQINERLKAVKQEVRE from the coding sequence ATGAAGCGTTCTGAGGTTGCCAAAGACATCATCCGCGATTTTCTGGTTATCTTCGCATCCATCATCATTATCATTACGGTGCTGCGGCAGATTTTTATCCCGGAACTCGCCTTTGACCTGATATCCATCTATACGATTATGGGCTTCTCCCTGCTTGGAGCATTGACAGGCTTGATGTTGTACGCTCCTGAAGAGGTGAGCGAGCGGGCGATGCGTGTTAGAATTGTTATTCATTTTCTCCTGCTGGAGCTTCTGTTGATCACCCTTGCCAGCCTGATCGGAGCTGTGGCCAGTGTATCCGCTGCACTTCTGTTTGCCCTGCAAATCGCTGTAGTCTATGCCATTGTCCGTCTGCTGTCCTATGAGAAGGATAAGAAGGAAGCGGAGCAGATTAATGAGCGGCTGAAGGCGGTGAAGCAGGAAGTCCGCGAGTAA